TTCAGGTGCTGGCAGACGGTCAGGGTAACGCAATTTATCTGGCAGAGCGTGACTGCTCCATGCAGCGTCGTCACCAGAAAGTTGTCGAAGAAGCACCAGCACCGGGCATTACTCCGGAACTGCGTCGCTACATCGGCGAGCGTTGCGCCAAAGCCTGTGTTGATATCGGCTATCGCGGGGCGGGTACTTTCGAGTTCCTGTTCGAAAACGGCGAGTTCTACTTCATTGAGATGAACACCCGTATTCAGGTTGAACACCCGGTAACCGAAATGATCACCGGCGTTGACCTGATCAAAGAGCAACTGCGCATCGCAGCGGGTCAACCGCTGTCCATCAAGCAGGACGAAGTTGTGGTTAAAGGCCATGCGGTAGAATGCCGTATCAATGCCGAAGACCCGAACACCTTCCTGCCAAGCCCGGGTAAAATCACGCGTTTCCACGCGCCGGGTGGTTTTGGTGTGCGTTGGGAGTCTCATATTTACGCAGGCTACACCGTACCTCCGTACTATGACTCAATGATCGGTAAGCTGATCTGCTATGGCGAAAACCGCGACGTCGCTATCGCCCGTATGAAAAACGCCTTGCAGGAACTGATCATCGACGGTATCAAAACCAACGTTGACCTGCAGATCCGTATCATGAATGACGAGCACTTCCAGCACGGTGGAACCAATATCCACTATCTGGAGAAAAAACTCGGACTTCAGGAAAAGTAAGCGTGCGTTAACCAAAAAGGCCGGAAATTCCGGCCTTTTGTTTTTCTCCCCTCCCGCACGTGCCATAAGGTACAATCCCCGCTTTCTTTATCCACAAGGGACAAAAAATGGACGCTCGTTTTGTTCAGGCCCATAAAGAGGCGCGCTGGGCGCTGTGGCTAACCCTTTTATATCTGGTTACATGGTTAGTGACCGCTTACTTACCTGATTCAACGCTGGGTTTTACCGGCTTACCGCACTGGTTCGAAATGGCCTGCCTGCTAACGCCGCTGGTTTTCATCGTGCTGTGCTGGGCGATGGTGAAGTTTATCTATCGCGACATTTCGTTGGAGGATGACGATGCAGCTTGAAGTTATTTTACCGCTGGTCGCCTATCTTCTGGTGGTCTTCGGTCTTTCTGTTTACGCCATGCGTAAGAGAGTGACCGGTACCTTCCTGAATGAATATTTCCTTGGCAGCCGTTCCATGGGCGGGGTCGTGTTAGCGATGACGCTAACGGCAACCTACATTAGCGCCAGCTCGTTTATTGGCGGTCCTGGCGCTGCTTACAAATACGGACTGGGATGGGTGCTGCTGGCGATGATCCAGTTGCCTGCCGTCTGGCTCTCATTGGGGATTCTTGGTAAGAAATTCGCGATTCTGGCGCGTCGTTATAATGCTGTTACCCTCAACGATATGCTGTTTGCGCGCTACCAGAGCCGCCTGCTGGTGTGGCTGGCGAGTCTCAGCCTGCTGGTCGCGTTTGTCGGAGCAATGACCGTACAGTTTATTGGCGGCGCACGTCTGCTTGAAACCGCAGCGGGCATTCCTTACGAAACTGGATTGCTGATTTTTGGCGTCAGTATCGCATTGTATACGGCGTTCGGCGGATTTCGCGCCAGTGTACTGAACGATACCATGCAGGGTATGGTGATGCTGATTGGAACTATCGTTTTGCTGGTCGGCGTCGTCCATGCTGCCGGTGGCCTTAGCAATGCGGTGGTAACCCTGCAGACTATCGATCCTAAACTGGTCTCGCCGCAGGGCGCTGATGACATTTTGTCACCCACGTTTATGACCTCATTTTGGGTATTGGTGTGTTTTGGCGTAATTGGCCTGCCGCATACGGCGGTACGCTGCATCTCTTATAAAGACAGTAAAGCGGTACACCGCGGCATTATCATCGGCACCATAGTGGTGGCGATCCTGATGTTTGGTATGCATCTGGCGGGTGCTCTGGGACGGGCGGTAATCCCTGACCTGACGGTACCAGACCTGGTTATCCCTACGCTGATGGTCAAAGTCTTGCCGCCGATCGCTGCCGGGATCTTCCTTGCGGCTCCCATGGCCGCGATCATGTCGACGATCAATGCCCAATTGCTGCAAAGTTCCGCTACGATCATTAAGGATCTGTACCTGAACCTTCGTCCGGAACAGCTTAAAAATGAAACCCGGCTGAAGCGCATGTCAGCCGTGATTACCCTATTGCTGGGCGCGTTACTGTTGCTGGCCGCCTGGAAACCACCAGAGATGATTATCTGGCTGAATCTGCTGGCGTTTGGCGGGCTGGAAGCCGTCTTCCTGTGGCCGCTGGTGCTGGGCCTCTACTGGGAGCGGGCAAACGCGTCAGGCGCATTGAGCGCGATGATTGTCGGCGGCGTGCTTTATGCTTTACTCGCCACCTTTAACGTTCAGTTCCTGGGCTTCCATCCAATCGTGCCCTCGTTACTGATAAGCTTGCTGGCTTTCCTGATCGGCAACCGTTTCGGTTCCGCCGTCCCGCAAGTCGCCATATTGACTACTGATAAATAAAGAGTTTTGCCATGCCATGGATCCAACTGAAACTGAACACGACCGGTGCCAACGCTGAAGAGTTGAGCGATGCGCTGATGGAAGCGGGCTCCGTTTCCATTACTTTCCAGGATACGCATGATACGCCGGTATTTGAACCTCTGCCGGGCGAGACTCGCCTGTGGGGTGATACCGACGTTATCGGCTTGTTCGATGCAGAAACCGACATGAAAGAAGTTGTTGCCATCCTGGAACAGCATCCGCTGCTGGGTGAAGGCTTCGTGCATAAAATCGAACAGCTCGAAGACAAAGACTGGGAACGCGAATGGATGGATAACTTCCACCCGATGCGCTTTGGCGAACGTCTGTGGATTTGCCCGAGCTGGCGCGATGTCCCGGATGAGAATGCTGTCAACGTGATGCTGGACCCGGGTCTGGCGTTTGGTACAGGCACGCACCCCACCACCTCTCTGTGCCTGCAATGGCTAGACGGTCTTGATCTTAACGGTAAAACGGTTATCGACTTTGGCTGCGGCTCCGGCATTCTTGCCATTGCGGCACTGAAACTGGGTGCGGCGAAAGCCATCGGCGTGGATATCGATCCGCAAGCGATTCAGGCCAGCCGTGATAACGCCCAGCGTAATGGCGTTTCTGAGCGTCTGGAGCTTTATCTGCCGAAAGACCAGCCAGAAGCCATGAAAGCCGACGTGGTGGTCGCCAACATCCTCGCGGGCCCATTACGTGAACTGGCGCCGTTAATCAGCGTACTGCCCGTTGAGGGTGGTCTACTGGGGCTTTCTGGTATTCTTGCCAGCCAGGCGGAAAGCGTCTGTGAAGCCTATGCCGATCTCTTTACGCTCGATCCGGTTATTGAGAAAGAAGAGTGGTGTCGCATTACCGGCCAGAAAAAATAATCCCTTCCGGCGTGGTTATCTGACCACGCCATTTTCAGACAATAGACCAGCATACCGACACTTTCCTCAGCGATATAATAATCAATTGATTTTGTTATTTTTTATATTGATTTTCATTGAGTAAACGTATGCGTTTCAACTGTTTTACAACAACTTTGCTGGCAGCATGCCTGATGCCACTGACCACGCTGGCCGTACCATGGGGATATACCGAAGAAAACGGCCCCGCACGGTGGGGAGAAATCAGCAAAGCGTATGCAACGTGCCAGACAGGCATAAACCAATCCCCCATAGACATCCAGACCACCACAACCAGTAAACTCGGTCTTCCCGCGCTCAACATGCAGTACGTCGATGGCCCAACTAGATTTCGGAGCATTAACCATACGTTGCAGGCAACGATGAGTAGCTATACATCTAATTCCATTGAAATTGATGAAACGCTTCATTATTTAAAACAATTTGAATTCCACGCCCCGAGTGAACATGCCCTCAACGGTAAAACCTATCCGCTGGAGCTGCAGCTGCTCCACAAAAATCAATCCGGAGACATCGCTATCGTGGCGGTTATGTTTGACGTCGGCGAACCGAACCAGGCGATTCAAAATTTGTGGGAGTCCTTTCCAGCCATGGAAGACAGCAGTATGCCCATCTTCTCACCAGTTAATATCAATCAGCTTTTACCCGACAATAAAACCTACTGGCGCTACCGTGGTTCGTTAACAACGCCACCCTGCACCGAAGGCGTCACCTGGGCTGTCCTGAAAACGCCTGTTGCTCTTTCAGCCGAACAGTTGGATAAATTTCACTACATTGTTGGGCCTGCAAACAATCGCCCGCTGCAGCCGTTGAATGAACGCAAGATTACGGACAGCTATTCTGGGGATACCGAGATCCTGTACTAAAATGAGGTAGCGATCACACAATGGCGAGGTAATTTGCTGATTAATTCAGCAGAATATCTTGTCAGTACCTTCTGCAGCTGAAGAAAAAATGAGAAGTTACGCAAAATTATATGTGTATATAAAATCGACACATTTTTATAATGCAATGATTTATATGATTAAATATTTTCATGCGTTCACATTTACGGCAATTCATTGATCCACCTCAGTGGATTGGTCAAAGTTTGGCCTTTCATCTCGTGCGAAAAATGCGTAATATACGCCGCCTTGCAGTCACAGTATGGTCATTTCTTAACTCATGCGCATCGGACAATACCAGCTCAGAAATCGCCTGATCGCAGCACCTATGGCTGGCATCACTGACAGACCATTCAGGACGCTGTGCTATGAGATGGGAGCAGGATTGACGGTATCCGAGATGATGTCTTCTAACCCGCAGGTTTGGGAAAGTGACAAGTCTCGTTTACGGATGGTGCACGTTGATGAGCCAGGAATTCGCACGGTGCAAATTGCCGGTAGCGACCCTGTTGAGATGGCCGATGCCGCACGTATTAACGTGGAAAGCGGCGCCCAGATTATTGATATCAATATGGGGTGTCCGGCTAAAAAAGTGAATCGTAAGCTCGCAGGTTCAGCCCTCTTGCAGTACCCGGATTTAGTGAAGTCGATACTAACCGAGGTCGTCAATGCAGTGGACGTTCCTGTCACACTCAAGATTCGCACCGGCTGGGCTCCGGAACACCGTAACTGCGTAGAGATTGCCCAACTGGCTGAAGATTGTGGCATTCAGGCTCTGACCATTCATGGACGCACCCGCGCCTGTTTGTTCAATGGAGATGCTGAGTACGACAGTATTCGGGCAGTTAAGCAGAAAGTTTCCATTCCGATTATCGCGAATGGCGACATTACTGACCCGCATAAAGCCAGAGCTGTACTCGACTATACGGGGGCGGATGCCCTGATGATAGGACGTGCAGCTCAGGGAAGACCCTGGATCTTTCGGGAAATCCAGCATTATCTGGACACTGGGGAGCTGCTGCCCCCGCTGCCTCTGGCAGAGGTGAAGCGCTTGCTTTGTGCGCACGTTCGGGAACTGCACGACTTTTATGGTCAGGCAAAAGGGTACCGAATTGCGCGTAAACACGTATCCTGGTATCTCCAGGAACACGCTCCGGATGACCAGTTTCGGCGCACATTCAACGCCATTGAAGATTCCAGCGAACAGCTGGCGGCGTTGGAGGCATACTTCGAAAATTTTGCGTAAACAGAAATAAAGAGCTGACAGAACTATGTTCGAACAACGCGTAAATTCTGACGTACTGACCGTTTCTACCGTTAACTCTCAGGACCAGGTAACTCAAAAGCCCCTGCGTGACTCGGTTAAACAGGCACTGAAGAACTATTTTGCTCAATTGAATGGTCAGGATGTTAACGATCTCTATGAGCTGGTACTGGCTGAAGTAGAACAGCCCCTGTTGGACATGGTGATGCAATACACCCGCGGTAACCAGACCCGTGCTGCCCTGATGATGGGCATCAACCGTGGTACGCTGCGTAAAAAACTGAAAAAATACGGCATGAACTGATACTAATCAGTTAAATGTTTGTTTTAAAAGGCGCTACTCGGCATGGGGAAGCGCCTTTTTTATTAACTTCACACGGGAGGCTTTGGCGATGAACGCAAGATGTGAACCTGTCTATTTTGGCGATGAATCTAAAAAGATAATCCTGGGTGATGCACTGACCGAACTGAAAAAGCTGTCTTCTGAAAGCGTCGATCTCATTTTTGCCGATCCACCTTATAACATCGGTAAAGATTTTGACGGGATGGTGGAGTCCTGGGATGAAGAGGCTTTTCTGGCGTGGCTGTTTGAGTGCATTGACGAGTGCCATCGCATTCTCAAACCGCACGGCACCATGTACATCATGAACAGTACGGAGAACATGCCGTATATTGACCTCAAATGCCGCCAGCTCTTTACTATCAAGAGCCGTATCGTGTGGTCATACGATAGCTCAGGGGTACAGGCCAAAAATTACTTTGGTTCGATGTATGAACCGATCCTGATGATGGTAAAAGATCAGAAAAACTACACATTTAATCGTGACGATATTCTGGTTGAAGCCAAAACCGGGGCTCAACGCGCGCTAATAGACTACAGAAAAAATCCACCGCAGCCATACAATCAGAAAAAAGTGCCGGGAAATGTCTGGGAGTTCCCACGCGTTCGCTATCTGATGGACGAATACGAAAACCACCCCACCCAGAAACCCAAAGCCCTCCTGGAGCGTATAATTCTGGCATCCTCGAACCCAGATGACAGGGTACTGGATCCGTTTGCCGGCAGCTTCACCACCGGTGCCACCGCCGTGGAATTGGGTCGCAAGTTTGTCGGGATTGAGATCAATGTTGAATACGTAAAAATGGGGCTCAGAAGACTGAGTATCGGTTCTCATTTTTCAGAAATTGAGCTTGCCAAGGTGAAAAAACGTAAGACAAAAAACCTGTCTAAAAAGAGTCGATTGACGGCAAAGAGCGGCGATCTTTCAACAAAGTAAAGGCATTGTAAGTCTGCTTTTCAGGTTACAGATTTCGTGTATATTCCCTGCACGCTTGGGCATGAATACACAGGGTTTGGTAATGATTCGCAAGTATTGGTGGCTGGTTGTTTTTGCAGTATTCGTTTTTCTTTTTGATGCGCTGCTCATCCAATGGATAGAGCTGATGACAACAGAGCACGATAAGTGCCGGAATATGAACTCAGTGAATCCCCTTAAGCTGGTCAACTGCGTCGACCTCGAATAGCGCCACCAACCCCACTTCAGCAGCCGTCAGGCCTGGCGGCTAAAACTACCCCACCTGACTCTCACTCTGCGCTAATTGCCTTACGCTACCATCTGGGCTTAACATTTTTAATACATTATCAACTAATACTGGCGCTTGTTTATAAAGATCATAACTCATTGGATTAATGAGCCAGTTTTTAACAATGCCACTAAAACTCCCATGAAGAATAATTATTATAACGTCTAAATCAAGGCTGGTTGCGATAAGTCCGTCGTCCATACATTTTTGCAAGGCAATGCGCATACCCAGATGATTGATACCAATTTTTTCACGAATAGCCTGTTCCGATATCATATCGTTATGGAATTCACATTTATGATATAAAATTTGCATTAATGCCTGCTGGCGAGGATTCTGCGCAATATATTGCAACCCCACAACTAACTTTTCACGCAGTCGCTGTAAAGGATTATCTCCCCAACGGCCAATAAGCTGGTCCTGAATAAGATCGCGCAATGGCGGTTGTTGTAACCATAGTTCATTAAACAATTGCGTCTTGTTTTCAAAATGCCAATACAGCGCCCCCCGCGTCACGCTGGCGGCGTCTGCAATGTCGTTTAGCGTCGTATTGCTTACGCCACGTGCGGCAAACTGTACAATCGCTGTTTCTATCAGGTGCTGCCGCGTTTTGAGGGCATCAGCTTTCGTTTTTCTGGCCATGGTTTCAGCTGTCTGAGGTAAGGGTAAGGTAGAGAATGATTAACTTTCTTATCTAATATTTGCGGTACAGAACAAATGTATCACTTAGCATTTATTTAAACGAGCCCTAAAAAATATTATTACTGACTTTGCACACGAATAAACAAAACAAATACCAACAATCAATATATTCATAAACCAAATACTTATTTCAATTTGTGTTTATACACATCATAGTATTGCTATTAACACCTCAATGAAACAACAGTCGATTAATCTCTTTTTGCTTTTACGTGCCGTGAATCGCACCCATAAATAAGTATTGCTTACATCGCTAGCTAATAATTTGTAGGATAGCCAACTATTATTTTCTCTTGTGCGCGTTATCGCCCCTGCATTACCCGGTTAATAACGAGCGTTCGGTTTTTTAAGGAATTGAAATGACGAAAAATGCCAGGTTTTCACTCCTGCCCTCATTCATCATCGTCTCCGCTGCATTACTCGCCGGTTGTAACGATCAGGGAGAAGCACAAGCTCATCCCGCAGAACCGCAGGTGACTGTCCATGTCGTCGAAAAGGCTCCTTTAGCCGTAACGACCGAATTACCCGGGCGCACAACGGCATTCCGAATTGCAGAAGTCCGTCCCCAGGTCAGCGGGATAGTGCTTAAACGGAATTTCACTGAGGGAAGCGATATTGAAGCCGGACAGTCGCTTTATCAGATCGATCCCGCGACTTACCAGGCCGACTATGACAGCGCCAAAGGTGA
This window of the Citrobacter freundii ATCC 8090 = MTCC 1658 = NBRC 12681 genome carries:
- a CDS encoding DUF2556 family protein produces the protein MIRKYWWLVVFAVFVFLFDALLIQWIELMTTEHDKCRNMNSVNPLKLVNCVDLE
- the yhdJ gene encoding adenine-specific DNA-methyltransferase — translated: MNARCEPVYFGDESKKIILGDALTELKKLSSESVDLIFADPPYNIGKDFDGMVESWDEEAFLAWLFECIDECHRILKPHGTMYIMNSTENMPYIDLKCRQLFTIKSRIVWSYDSSGVQAKNYFGSMYEPILMMVKDQKNYTFNRDDILVEAKTGAQRALIDYRKNPPQPYNQKKVPGNVWEFPRVRYLMDEYENHPTQKPKALLERIILASSNPDDRVLDPFAGSFTTGATAVELGRKFVGIEINVEYVKMGLRRLSIGSHFSEIELAKVKKRKTKNLSKKSRLTAKSGDLSTK
- the envR gene encoding acrEF/envCD operon transcriptional regulator, whose protein sequence is MARKTKADALKTRQHLIETAIVQFAARGVSNTTLNDIADAASVTRGALYWHFENKTQLFNELWLQQPPLRDLIQDQLIGRWGDNPLQRLREKLVVGLQYIAQNPRQQALMQILYHKCEFHNDMISEQAIREKIGINHLGMRIALQKCMDDGLIATSLDLDVIIIILHGSFSGIVKNWLINPMSYDLYKQAPVLVDNVLKMLSPDGSVRQLAQSESQVG
- a CDS encoding YhdT family protein — protein: MDARFVQAHKEARWALWLTLLYLVTWLVTAYLPDSTLGFTGLPHWFEMACLLTPLVFIVLCWAMVKFIYRDISLEDDDAA
- the panF gene encoding sodium/pantothenate symporter produces the protein MQLEVILPLVAYLLVVFGLSVYAMRKRVTGTFLNEYFLGSRSMGGVVLAMTLTATYISASSFIGGPGAAYKYGLGWVLLAMIQLPAVWLSLGILGKKFAILARRYNAVTLNDMLFARYQSRLLVWLASLSLLVAFVGAMTVQFIGGARLLETAAGIPYETGLLIFGVSIALYTAFGGFRASVLNDTMQGMVMLIGTIVLLVGVVHAAGGLSNAVVTLQTIDPKLVSPQGADDILSPTFMTSFWVLVCFGVIGLPHTAVRCISYKDSKAVHRGIIIGTIVVAILMFGMHLAGALGRAVIPDLTVPDLVIPTLMVKVLPPIAAGIFLAAPMAAIMSTINAQLLQSSATIIKDLYLNLRPEQLKNETRLKRMSAVITLLLGALLLLAAWKPPEMIIWLNLLAFGGLEAVFLWPLVLGLYWERANASGALSAMIVGGVLYALLATFNVQFLGFHPIVPSLLISLLAFLIGNRFGSAVPQVAILTTDK
- the prmA gene encoding 50S ribosomal protein L11 methyltransferase; amino-acid sequence: MPWIQLKLNTTGANAEELSDALMEAGSVSITFQDTHDTPVFEPLPGETRLWGDTDVIGLFDAETDMKEVVAILEQHPLLGEGFVHKIEQLEDKDWEREWMDNFHPMRFGERLWICPSWRDVPDENAVNVMLDPGLAFGTGTHPTTSLCLQWLDGLDLNGKTVIDFGCGSGILAIAALKLGAAKAIGVDIDPQAIQASRDNAQRNGVSERLELYLPKDQPEAMKADVVVANILAGPLRELAPLISVLPVEGGLLGLSGILASQAESVCEAYADLFTLDPVIEKEEWCRITGQKK
- the dusB gene encoding tRNA dihydrouridine synthase DusB, whose protein sequence is MRIGQYQLRNRLIAAPMAGITDRPFRTLCYEMGAGLTVSEMMSSNPQVWESDKSRLRMVHVDEPGIRTVQIAGSDPVEMADAARINVESGAQIIDINMGCPAKKVNRKLAGSALLQYPDLVKSILTEVVNAVDVPVTLKIRTGWAPEHRNCVEIAQLAEDCGIQALTIHGRTRACLFNGDAEYDSIRAVKQKVSIPIIANGDITDPHKARAVLDYTGADALMIGRAAQGRPWIFREIQHYLDTGELLPPLPLAEVKRLLCAHVRELHDFYGQAKGYRIARKHVSWYLQEHAPDDQFRRTFNAIEDSSEQLAALEAYFENFA
- a CDS encoding carbonic anhydrase, with the translated sequence MRFNCFTTTLLAACLMPLTTLAVPWGYTEENGPARWGEISKAYATCQTGINQSPIDIQTTTTSKLGLPALNMQYVDGPTRFRSINHTLQATMSSYTSNSIEIDETLHYLKQFEFHAPSEHALNGKTYPLELQLLHKNQSGDIAIVAVMFDVGEPNQAIQNLWESFPAMEDSSMPIFSPVNINQLLPDNKTYWRYRGSLTTPPCTEGVTWAVLKTPVALSAEQLDKFHYIVGPANNRPLQPLNERKITDSYSGDTEILY
- the accC gene encoding acetyl-CoA carboxylase biotin carboxylase subunit — translated: MLDKIVIANRGEIALRILRACKELGIKTVAVHSSADRDLKHVLLADETVCIGPAASVKSYLNIPAIISAAEITGAVAIHPGYGFLSENANFAEQVERSGFIFIGPKADTIRLMGDKVSAITAMKKAGVPTVPGSDGPLGDDMDANRAHAKRIGYPVIIKASGGGGGRGMRVVRSDAELAQSISMTKAEAKAAFNNDMVYMEKYLENPRHIEIQVLADGQGNAIYLAERDCSMQRRHQKVVEEAPAPGITPELRRYIGERCAKACVDIGYRGAGTFEFLFENGEFYFIEMNTRIQVEHPVTEMITGVDLIKEQLRIAAGQPLSIKQDEVVVKGHAVECRINAEDPNTFLPSPGKITRFHAPGGFGVRWESHIYAGYTVPPYYDSMIGKLICYGENRDVAIARMKNALQELIIDGIKTNVDLQIRIMNDEHFQHGGTNIHYLEKKLGLQEK
- the fis gene encoding DNA-binding transcriptional regulator Fis, with the protein product MFEQRVNSDVLTVSTVNSQDQVTQKPLRDSVKQALKNYFAQLNGQDVNDLYELVLAEVEQPLLDMVMQYTRGNQTRAALMMGINRGTLRKKLKKYGMN